The following coding sequences are from one Megachile rotundata isolate GNS110a unplaced genomic scaffold, iyMegRotu1 scaffold0597, whole genome shotgun sequence window:
- the LOC105664087 gene encoding uncharacterized protein LOC105664087, whose amino-acid sequence MAPALAELLQSQADLFTRIDNFKRNTDKLGKDNLTVTVLKSRQRLLNSYWEKFTNNHDAIVRLPESKATEYTAKGVYDEVEAQFVLRDSELSDLIAAAERANGTSASSGPSAAVHKSPEVVLPPITLPTFSGETLEWESFRDRFRSLIHDNDRLSELQKLQYLKGALRGEAARVVEATPTMEGCYAGAFESLERRFGNPRMLSAAHLRRLIHSKAISKATPQDFKRILDEFRGSRLALKALGRPVDHWNELFVHLLSEKLDTTTRISWESSLDDPTRVPAFEDLEKYLETRVHALSFAQERDRSSPSVTVKDQKRPATITPRERSALAVQVANEPTPKSKPGRVCPKCSGPHQLGFCPRFKALNPLERRDFVDAHALCSSCLSPGHTTKSCKSSYRCMACQGTHHTLLHDAYLRNTTSSIGASGCPAGPSTSASTYAVRSHSKVLLATAQVRMTSPSGLSVSTRALLDPGSETSFVSERLAQTLRLKRKTVHVTLRGLDEQPLGEIHHEVQVWLTSDKDPAFQIRMEALVTRKVTSHTPSLPLDSACWDYLKGFPLADENFRVPSRVDALLGADVCGFLFLENRVGPPGVPPLVRTPFGWAPLGPVQASSTTTRSDQSRILHVRRDDDLHTSLQRFWEIENVPTTAPLHPSEIQCEEHFSNTHSRDGTGRYVVRLPFFSQPIEDVGVTRVTATRMLLASERRRERDPRLRERYAAFLDEYLKLGHMEPVTDPSRISPRCSYLPHHGVWKGDGDDAKIRVVFNASCVSTGRSSLNSVLLPGPKLQSELWMVLTRWRLFRCAFSADIVKMFRQIRVHPEDRDWQRIVWRPSPTEEVRDFRLTTVTYGTTPAPFLALRVLQQLADDEGERFPRGAEALRHHSYVDDILAGADNVQEAEEVRHQLVELLTAGGFPLDKWAVNFDTAMFGNLSTEKLLQVNDTVGALGLRWDPKADLLTLRSYRPVEETSKTSWTKREVVSETARLFDPMGWFAPVLIRAKVLIQDLWLAALDWDEPLTKTIDKNWANFRRDLERLEVLKIPRWTGSVSEDALELHAFCDASERAYAAAIYLRVPHSHTAADVHLLVCKTKVAPTKQQSVPRLELCGAQLLARLVTAVRNCLQPRSVRLYAWTDAAVVLAWLQGHASRWKPFVAHRVAEIHGLLPEVQWRHVRTSNNPADLATRGLSYNELEGNQLWWYGPTFLRNRPEHWEKSSVTIPGDVPEQRSIMLHLSVTRMEPNELLERWSSFSRLVRVTAYLRRYIHNCRSSSSRRGGFLSAQELEEARLLLCRLSQADTFVEEIKRLKSGKPPLTSSSLYALNPFLDEAGVLRVGGRLSNAPLSRDQRHPIIIHKRSPLATLIIRAAHERTLHGGLDLTRCTLMQEYWIPRGRSLIKKILRHCLRCIRQRGTTGQQRMGDIPPCRLRPARAFARSGIDYAGPIMLRLAKGRGQRTTKGYLAVFVCLVTKAVHLEVVSDLTTSAFIAAFQRFVARRGRCVQLLSDNATTFRGSNQELGRRFRAAAAFYKDTAEQLANDGTEWKFIPPYAPHFGGLWEAAVKSAKTHLRRSIGEHILTFEELSTLMCRIEACLNSRPLCPLSDDPSDFEALTPAHLVIGESLCAVPEPGDPSPHTSAISRWHLITRIRDLFWFRWSKEYIAQLHQRSKWRTQRPNLEEGAFVLVKNELTPPTKWPMGRVTKVHTGPDGLVRVAEVRMGNKEATRALTKLVPLPLDVPC is encoded by the coding sequence ATGGCTCCAGCTCTGGCGGAGTTGCTGCAAAGCCAAGCGGATTTGTTTACTCGCATCGACAATTTCAAACGTAACACCGACAAGTTAGGGAAGGATAACCTGACTGTCACTGTTTTGAAATCACGACAGCGCCTTCTCAACTCTTACTGGGAGAAGTTTACTAATAATCACGATGCAATTGTGCGTCTACCGGAATCCAAGGCGACCGAATACACCGCGAAAGGGGTTTACGATGAAGTGGAGGCGCAATTTGTGCTTCGCGATTCAGAATTGAGCGATCTGATAGCCGCTGCAGAGCGTGCCAATGGGACCAGTGCATCTTCGGGCCCGTCAGCTGCAGTACACAAATCCCCGGAAGTGGTACTCCCGCCGATCACCTTGCCGACTTTCTCAGGAGAAACGCTCGAATGGGAATCGTTTCGCGACCGGTTCCGATCGTTAATCCACGACAATGATCGTCTGTCGGAACTTCAGAAGCTCCAATACCTCAAGGGAGCGTTGCGAGGCGAAGCGGCAAGGGTGGTGGAGGCCACGCCAACTATGGAAGGCTGTTATGCAGGTGCGTTTGAATCACTCGAACGTCGATTCGGTAACCCGCGCATGCTGTCGGCTGCCCATCTTCGTCGGTTAATCCACAGCAAGGCGATCAGCAAGGCAACTCCTCAGGACTTCAAACGAATTCTTGACGAATTTCGAGGGTCGCGCCTTGCTCTGAAGGCCCTGGGCAGGCCGGTGGATCATTGGAACGAGCTGTTCGTTCACCTGCTCTCAGAGAAGCTCGACACGACCACGCGGATATCCTGGGAATCTTCGTTGGATGATCCCACGAGAGTTCCAGCTTTCGAGGATTTGGAGAAGTACCTGGAAACTCGTGTCCACGCTCTCAGCTTCGCGCAAGAACGGGATCGATCGTCTCCATCTGTCACCGTCAAGGATCAAAAACGCCCGGCTACTATCACCCCCCGGGAGCGGTCTGCCCTTGCAGTGCAGGTAGCCAACGAGCCCACGCCGAAGTCGAAGCCAGGTCGCGTCTGCCCAAAGTGCTCCGGCCCTCATCAACTGGGTTTTTGCCCCCGGTTCAAGGCTCTCAACCCCTTGGAACGGAGAGACTTCGTGGATGCACATGCGCTCTGTAGCTCGTGTTTGAGCCCTGGACATACTACGAAGTCATGCAAATCATCGTACCGGTGCATGGCCTGTCAAGGGACTCATCATACGTTATTGCACGATGCCTACCTTCGCAACACGACGTCATCCATCGGCGCTTCGGGATGCCCGGCAGGACCCTCGACATCTGCGTCCACATACGCCGTGCGATCGCATAGCAAGGTGTTGCTCGCGACCGCTCAAGTGCGTATGACCTCACCAAGTGGTCTCAGTGTTTCGACCCGTGCGCTGCTCGATCCTGGTTCGGAAACGTCGTTCGTGAGTGAACGTCTTGCTCAAACACTGCGACTAAAAAGGAAGACCGTGCATGTTACTCTGAGGGGATTGGACGAACAGCCTCTGGGGGAGATTCATCACGAAGTGCAAGTGTGGCTTACCTCCGACAAGGATCCGGCATTCCAAATTCGGATGGAAGCTCTCGTCACCAGGAAAGTGACCTCCCACACACCGTCGCTGCCCCTGGACTCTGCATGTTGGGACTACCTCAAGGGATTCCCATTGGCTGACGAGAACTTCAGGGTACCATCTCGAGTCGATGCTCTCCTGGGCGCTGACGTGTGCGGATTCCTGTTTCTGGAGAATCGCGTGGGTCCACCAGGTGTTCCTCCGCTAGTGCGGACTCCTTTTGGCTGGGCTCCGCTGGGACCAGTCCAAGCCTCGTCTACAACGACCAGATCAGATCAATCGAGGATCCTGCACGTCCGTCGAGATGACGATCTACATACCTCGCTGCAGCGCTTCTGGGAGATCGAAAACGTTCCGACGACAGCGCCCTTGCACCCCTCCGAGATCCAGTGCGAGGAACATTTTTCGAACACTCACTCGAGGGACGGTACGGGACGTTATGTGGTACGTTTGCCATTCTTCTCTCAACCGATCGAAGATGTAGGGGTGACACGAGTAACAGCCACCCGGATGCTGCTAGCATCGGAACGGCGCCGAGAACGTGACCCGCGTCTCCGGGAGAGGTACGCTGCATTCCTCGACGAGTACCTAAAATTGGGCCACATGGAACCGGTCACCGACCCATCCAGGATATCGCCACGCTGCAGTTATTTACCTCACCACGGCGTATGGAAAGGAGATGGCGACGATGCGAAGATTCGCGTCGTTTTCAATGCATCGTGTGTTTCCACGGGTAGGTCATCGCTTAATTCGGTTTTGTTGCCAGGTCCCAAACTGCAGAGTGAGTTATGGATGGTCCTCACACGCTGGAGACTTTTCCGATGTGCTTTTTCTGCGGATATTGTTAAAATGTTCCGTCAGATACGAGTACACCCCGAAGATCGTGATTGGCAACGCATTGTATGGAGACCATCACCCACCGAGGAAGTGCGGGACTTCCGTCTTACAACGGTCACGTACGGAACCACCCCCGCACCCTTTCTGGCTCTTCGGGTTCTCCAGCAGCTCGCCGATGATGAGGGCGAACGTTTCCCACGAGGAGCGGAAGCGTTGCGACATCACTCATACGTCGACGATATCCTGGCTGGAGCGGATAACGTCCAAGAAGCAGAGGAAGTCCGACACCAGCTGGTGGAGCTTCTCACGGCGGGCGGTTTCCCCCTGGATAAGTGGGCGGTCAATTTCGACACTGCGATGTTTGGCAATCTCTCTACAGAGAAATTGTTGCAGGTCAATGACACTGTAGGGGCTTTAGGACTTCGATGGGATCCCAAGGCCGACTTACTCACGTTGCGAAGCTACCGACCAGTTGAGGAAACCTCTAAGACATCGTGGACTAAGCGCGAGGTCGTCTCCGAAACGGCCCGTCTATTCGATCCCATGGGATGGTTCGCTCCAGTTTTGATTCGGGCCAAGGTGCTGATCCAGGATCTCTGGCTTGCTGCTCTGGACTGGGACGAACCGTTAACGAAGACCATCGACAAGAACTGGGCTAACTTTCGACGTGATTTGGAGCGTTTGGAGGTCTTGAAAATCCCTCGCTGGACGGGCTCAGTATCCGAGGATGCCTTGGAGCTCCACGCGTTTTGTGATGCTTCTGAACGAGCGTACGCAGCCGCTATTTACCTGCGAGTTCCGCATTCGCATACGGCCGCTGACGTACATCTTCTGGTCTGTAAGACGAAGGTCGCACCTACGAAACAGCAGAGTGTGCCTCGGCTCGAGCTTTGCGGGGCACAACTCTTAGCGCGACTCGTCACTGCCGTTCGGAACTGTCTTCAACCCCGCTCTGTTCGGCTGTATGCTTGGACAGATGCGGCTGTCGTTCTAGCGTGGCTCCAAGGACATGCTTCGCGGTGGAAGCCCTTCGTGGCCCACCGAGTCGCGGAGATCCATGGTCTTCTCCCAGAGGTGCAGTGGAGGCATGTGCGGACTTCTAACAATCCCGCAGATTTGGCGACCAGAGGCCTGTCCTACAACGAATTAGAGGGAAATCAATTATGGTGGTACGGACCCACGTTTTTGAGGAATCGTCCTGAACATTGGGAAAAGTCGTCAGTAACGATACCTGGAGACGTGCCGGAACAACGATCCATTATGCTGCACCTCTCCGTGACTCGGATGGAGCCCAACGAGCTACTGGAGCGATGGTCATCTTTCTCACGCCTAGTCAGGGTCACCGCATACCTCCGACGATATATCCACAACTGTCGATCTTCTTCCTCTCGTCGAGGTGGTTTCTTGTCAGCGCAGGAGCTCGAAGAGGCTCGTCTTCTACTGTGTCGCTTGAGCCAAGCTGACACTTTTGTGGAGGAGATTAAGCGCCTGAAATCAGGTAAACCGCCTTTGACTTCTTCGTCACTTTACGCTTTAAATCCGTTTTTAGACGAAGCAGGAGTCTTGCGCGTGGGTGGCCGGCTTTCAAACGCCCCGTTATCCAGAGATCAGCGTCACCCCATCATCATTCACAAACGATCGCCGTTGGCCACTCTCATAATTCGAGCTGCGCACGAAAGAACGCTCCATGGAGGACTGGATTTAACTCGTTGCACTCTCATGCAGGAGTATTGGATACCCAGGGGAAGGAGCTTGATTAAAAAAATCCTCCGACATTGCCTCCGGTGCATTCGACAGCGAGGTACCACTGGTCAACAACGGATGGGAGATATTCCTCCGTGCAGACTCCGCCCGGCGAGAGCATTTGCACGAAGTGGCATCGACTACGCAGGGCCGATTATGCTTCGTCTTGCCAAAGGGAGAGGACAAAGGACAACGAAGGGATATCTAGCCGTCTTCGTCTGCCTGGTCACTAAGGCGGTTCATTTAGAAGTTGTCTCCGATTTGACAACCTCCGCCTTCATCGCGGCGTTTCAACGCTTTGTGGCTCGTCGTGGTCGCTGCGTGCAACTTTTGAGTGACAACGCCACGACGTTCCGAGGATCGAACCAGGAGCTCGGGAGACGTTTTCGAGCAGCCGCAGCGTTCTACAAGGACACAGCCGAACAACTGGCCAACGACGGGACGGAGTGGAAATTTATTCCCCCGTACGCTCCTCACTTCGGGGGTTTATGGGAGGCAGCGGTAAAATCAGCAAAGACTCACCTGCGACGTTCCATCGGCGAACACATCCTGACGTTCGAAGAGTTGTCCACGCTGATGTGTCGCATTGAAGCCTGTCTCAACTCACGTCCTCTATGTCCACTGTCCGATGACCCGTCCGACTTCGAGGCACTCACTCCCGCACACTTAGTAATCGGAGAGTCACTGTGCGCGGTTCCCGAACCCGGAGATCCTTCCCCTCATACCTCAGCAATTTCTCGGTGGCACTTAATAACGCGTATTCGCGATTTATTTTGGTTTAGGTGGAGCAAGGAGTATATTGCGCAACTCCATCAGcgttcaaaatggcggacacagCGTCCTAACCTCGAAGAAGGCGCGTTCGTGCTCGTGAAAAACGAGCTCACCCCACCAACGAAATGGCCGATGGGACGCGTGACCAAGGTACACACAGGTCCGGATGGCTTGGTACGCGTGGCGGAAGTTCGTATGGGAAACAAAGAAGCAACGAGGGCTCTTACAAAGCTGGTGCCGCTACCACTCGATGTCCCGTGTTAG